A genomic window from Silene latifolia isolate original U9 population chromosome 11, ASM4854445v1, whole genome shotgun sequence includes:
- the LOC141614726 gene encoding protein FAR1-RELATED SEQUENCE 7-like, whose protein sequence is MTTEYGVENHPWFNRLYSLRIKWCTALNNQYFSAGILSSQRSESTNHAMGFQASKTTPVTEFFGIYETTVRRWRVEEERKEFNSIRAAPTSVFPLVDLLQHASQIYTMELFRVFEKEFGLAMGTRAALITHEDTTLIYSVDTVGNEGSSHHVTYDCGNNLCVCTCRKYQVMGIICYHIIRVLHMHSVQEIPASCIHRRWTKFAKTDVWKRLLPSDMRRSAANEAINW, encoded by the coding sequence ATGACGACAGAGTATGGTGTTGAGAACCACCCATGGTTCAATAGATTGTACAGTTTACGAATTAAATGGTGCACTGCATTGAATAATCAGTATTTCTCAGCGGGTATCCTTTCTTCCCAAAGGAGCGAGAGTACAAATCATGCTATGGGGTTCCAAGCTTCAAAAACAACACCAGTCACTGAATTCTTTGGAATATATGAGACGACCGTGAGGAGGTGGAGAGTAGAGGAGGAGCGGAAAGAATTCAACTCTATAAGAGCTGCCCCTACATCCGTGTTCCCCCTTGTAGACCTTCTACAACATGCATCTCAGATATACACTATGGAGCTGTTCCGTGTGTTTGAGAAGGAGTTTGGACTTGCAATGGGCACCCGGGCAGCACTTATCACCCATGAAGATACCACCTTAATTTATAGTGTCGACACGGTTGGCAACGAGGGGTCTTCCCATCATGTCACTTATGATTGCGGGAACAACTTGTGTGTTTGCACTTGTAGGAAGTACCAAGTAATGGGCATAATATGTTATCACATCATACGGGTCCTGCACATGCATTCTGTGCAGGAGATCCCAGCTAGTTGCATCCACAGGAGGTGGACGAAATTTGCAAAAACGGATGTCTGGAAACGTTTACTACCTTCTGATATGCGCCGAAGTGCTGCAAATGAGGCCATTAATTGGTAG
- the LOC141614727 gene encoding protein FAR1-RELATED SEQUENCE 5-like yields the protein MEDLEQTFTEMLVDGALIVPTTMECADNNHGGIIDQPSTENTTTRGRGIDYSKSLLGMKAEKWELIYEMFRKHSQAIGFSIKKATSRRANGSGTPVFERYFVCSCAGVHANGNRRDDNGNPLRNSAVTRCQCKAGLRTQVNEDGQWEVMQHATKHNHELTPPQWQQHHRSERRITDAEEEAIRALTEAFVAPSVQYKVAAAVAGGDVFVGHTKRDHINFVHRLKIKAIEGGDAATLINLLTKRQAEDPGFFFRVEFNKEGRLHHLFWCDSMMREDYRLYHDVVIFDTTYRTNRYNLICGAFVGINNHWFNVMFGCVFLSDEQEESF from the exons ATGGAGGATCTTGAACAAACCTTTACAGAAATGTTAGTTGATGGTGCCCTAATCGTTCCAACAACAATGGAATGTGCAGATAATAATCATGGTGGGATAATTGATCAACCTTCAACAGAAAACACGACGACTAGAGGTAGAG GTATAGACTATTCAAAATCCCTATTGGGAATGAAAGCAGAGAAATGGGAATTAATTTATGAGATGTTCAGGAAACACTCACAGGCCATTGGTTTCAGCATTAAGAAAGCAACTTCTCGTAGAGCGAACGGAAGTGGTACACCCGTATTCGAGAGATACTTTGTATGTTCATGTGCCGGAGTACATGCAAATGGTAATAGGCGAGACGATAACGGCAATCCTTTGAGGAATTCTGCAGTCACACGTTGCCAATGCAAAGCCGGTTTAAGGACACAAGTGAATGAGGACGGGCAGTGGGAGGTAATGCAACatgccacaaaacacaaccatgAGCTGACTCCCCCTCAATGGCAACAACACCACCGCTCGGAGAGGAGAATTACTGATGCTGAGGAAGAGGCTATAAGGGCCTTGACTGAAGCCTTTGTAGCCCCCTCGGTTCAATACAAAGTGGCAGCTGCTGTAGCGGGGGGCGATGTATTCGTCGGACACACCAAGAGGGATCACATCAACTTTGTTCATAGGCTGAAGATTAAAGCGATCGAGGGCGGTGATGCAGCCACGCTAATTAATCTTCTCACTAAAAGACAAGCTGAGGATCCCGGGTTTTTCTTCCGAGTCGAATTCAACAAAGAAGGGAGACTCCACCACCTTTTCTGGTGTGACTCGATGATGAGGGAGGACTACCGATTGTATCATGATGTTGTCATCTTTGACACAACGTATCGCACTAACAGGTACAATCTGATTTGTGGTGCATTTGTCGGTATAAATAACCACTGGTTCAATGTCATGTTTGGGTGTGTTTTCCTATCCGACGAGCAAGAAGAATCATTctaa